The following nucleotide sequence is from Herpetosiphonaceae bacterium.
CATCGAGGGGATGGTCGCCTACAAAGGGCCGCTGGCCGACACCGTGTACCAGCTTGTCGGCGGCCTGCGGGCAGGGATGGGCTACGTCGGCGCGCGCAATGTCGAGCAACTCCGGCGTGACACCAGATTCATCCGTATCACGATGGCAAGTCTGATCGAAAGCCATCCGCACGACGTGACGATCACCAAGGAAGCGCCGAACTACAATGAGCGGCGTTAGGAGAACCAAGAACCAAGAACCAAGAACCGGGTGCCCTCTGGGCGAACCAAGAACCAAGAACCGAGAACCGAGAACCAAGGATAACGTAGATTCTCAGACTTCCCCCCTCTCCTATGAAATGGGAGAGGGGCCGGGGGTGAGGGCCTGAACTCGACTTTGAACTCGAAACTGATATGCCAATTTCATACGCTGAACATGTGCCGCTGACGTGTCCGCGCTGCCAGACGCCGTTCGTCAGCACCACCTATATCATCGTCGACGGCGTGGAGCGTCCCGATCTGGTCGCGCGCATCCTCAACGATTCGCTCCACGACGCGCTCTGTCCCAACTGCGGGCAGACAGGCCGGGTGCCAGCGCCGCTGCTCTACCACGACGGACGGCAGGGTCGGGTGCTGCTTGGGGTGCCGCCCGACATGTCCGAGGCCGAGTGGCGTGAGGTTGGGCAAACGCTGCTGTGGACGCTGATCGGCGCGCTGCCGGAGACGCATCGGCTGCCTTACCTGGGCGATGTTCAGGCCGAGGCTGGCCTGGCCGGAGTGGCCCATGTCATCCGCAGCGAGGCGCTGGCAGGCTCCGGCGGCGAAGAAGAGCGCGAAGATCTGCCGCCGATCGTGATCGCGATCCAGGCGCTGCTCGACGCCAAGGGTCCGGCGGAGCTGCAACAGATCCTTGAGCAGCATCCGATTCTGAACGAGCCGCAGGCGGTGGCGATCATGCAGGAGCTGGCGGCGGAGGCGATCAAGCATGGGCAGGTCGATGCCGCCGATGGCTTTGCGCGCGCCGCCGAGCTGCTGGAGCAGGTCAAGCAGATTCGCGCGCACGCGCCCACCGTCTCGGTCGCATTCGACGGGGAAGCAGCCGCGCGGATCACGCCCGAAGCGCTGGAAGAGCTGGCCTTTGCCGTGCTGCGCAGCACAACCGGGCAGGATCTGGCCCGCACCGTGGACGAGCATCCTGAGCTGCTG
It contains:
- a CDS encoding CpXC domain-containing protein, with product MPISYAEHVPLTCPRCQTPFVSTTYIIVDGVERPDLVARILNDSLHDALCPNCGQTGRVPAPLLYHDGRQGRVLLGVPPDMSEAEWREVGQTLLWTLIGALPETHRLPYLGDVQAEAGLAGVAHVIRSEALAGSGGEEEREDLPPIVIAIQALLDAKGPAELQQILEQHPILNEPQAVAIMQELAAEAIKHGQVDAADGFARAAELLEQVKQIRAHAPTVSVAFDGEAAARITPEALEELAFAVLRSTTGQDLARTVDEHPELLEDWADDALATYARQARQEGKPRIADGLDERRAALREMREQYRAQQPVLDAIQAYLQAETGDEIEAVVLEHEALTGDAADRALARLAENTRAEGDEAFAAFVEERRRFLQQVRAALEEE